A single genomic interval of Spinacia oleracea cultivar Varoflay chromosome 6, BTI_SOV_V1, whole genome shotgun sequence harbors:
- the LOC110791641 gene encoding uncharacterized protein — translation MSTNITPDHEEFRIVCPPVNKEDGRLPRKYTDEGQGAKQRTSPPIEWYNVPEGTKSLALVVEDIDAPDPSSPLVPWTIWVVAHIPPTLKGLSEGFSGKQDQELGDEFGNIAEGNNDDKVPGWRVPTMPSHGHRIEFKLYALDKEIHLGKTVYKERLLDAIEGHVIGEASMIAVF, via the exons ATGAGCACCAATATTACACCCGACCATGAAGAGTTCCGGATTGTTTGCCCGCCCGTAAACAAGGAAGACGGCCGACTACCACGTAAGTACACCGATGAAGGTCAAGGTGCCAAACAACGTACATCGCCTCCGATAGAGTGGTATAATGTTCCGGAAGGGACTAAGAGTTTGGCTTTGGTGGTGGAGGATATTGATGCCCCGGATCCAAGTAGTCCACTTGTTCCGTGGACTATTTGGGTCGTGGCCCATATCCCACCCACCTTAAAAGGGTTATCCGAGGGATTCTCGGGTAAGCAAGATCAGGAATTGGGTGATGAGTTTGGGAATATTGCGGAAGGGAATAATGATGATAAGGTACCTGGTTGGCGAGTTCCTACTATGCCTAGCCATGGGCATCGGATTGAGTTTAAGTTGTATGCACTTGATAAAGAAATTCATCTCGGCAAGACg GTGTACAAGGAGAGGTTGTTGGATGCAATTGAAGGTCATGTAATTGGAGAAGCGTCTATGATCGCAGTCTTTTAA
- the LOC110791650 gene encoding uncharacterized protein yields the protein MKEIVQSYLVSKKWKTRLSGRFPSLIVEDPLAMQNIKYNSKVADEERSKFVSWVNHIVDEHQGPYINEFKVVFDLDNSFQYDIDKWVDYAIAKRAKKLVLHLKPPGAYYQQEQKRYTFPDEYCKATTFGFRNAITSLSLNDVNITLEMVENLIKNCLFLEYLCIEEAPYLSCIRSSVSSSSLKHLQVSRCNKMELIDISVPKLLSFAY from the coding sequence atgaAAGAAATCGTACAAAGTTATCTTGTTTCCAAGAAATGGAAAACCCGATTATCTGGACGTTTTCCTAGTTTGATTGTCGAAGATCCATTAGCAATGCAAAATATCAAATACAATTCAAAAGTTGCTGATGAAGAGAGATCGAAATTCGTAAGTTGGGTTAATCATATTGTGGATGAACATCAAGGTCCTTATATAAACGAATTCAAGGTTGTTTTCGATCTGGATAATAGTTTCCAATATGATATTGATAAATGGGTGGATTATGCAATAGCGAAACGAGCAAAGAAGCTAGTGTTACACTTGAAACCACCAGGGGCATATTATCAACAAGAACAAAAGCGTTATACTTTTCCAGATGAATATTGTAAGGCAACCACTTTTGGTTTCAGGAACGCGATTACATCATTGAGTCTAAATGACGTGAATATAACTTTAGAAATGGTTGAAAACCTTATTAAGAATTGCCTGTTTCTTGAGTACCTTTGCATTGAAGAGGCGCCATATTTATCCTGCATTAGATCATCagtttcttcttcttcattgAAACATTTACAAGTATCGCGTTGTAATAAAATGGAACTCATCGATATATCTGTTCCGAAACTCTTGTCCTTTGCATACTAG